The Nicotiana sylvestris chromosome 6, ASM39365v2, whole genome shotgun sequence genomic sequence aagtcatgaacgagttatgaagctagagaatagaagtcctacaactattcaaggaactaggcttaactatatttctgaggcaattgatacgtcgtaaaagaaacgtagtgtagggagaatcattaaaattctcaaacatagagagttagcctcacataccttaactttctgttcttgagcgtaatacaacattcgccaaccctttcaacttcaatctatataaatacaagtcaaagggattccatattagcaataatactcatgttttggtcacttaggcattttatcaaacacttggtagcataaagcttcatagcccttattaatggtgtctctacacccaataacccattttCTTGAttctagataaattctaaagtctcaaatggttataatcaacatcattctttatTACCTATAAGATAATCAACACCCATAACCAATAATAACCTATCAACAACCCAGACCTATcaccgttcatgcttttctatcaaacccatcaactcatatctcatgaaatagagtctataatcattaattcaatgatagaatcTCATCAATGTTGTTCCAattgaatatctaatgatatggagggtttacccatgttaataagatattgggaaattgaaataaacatagaatcaccattagaacttaccttgggtgatGGAGGGACCCttgaggagttaggtttttgagagttttccTTTGTAGAGCAagttttatgttttggggctgtgggggacgaaatagggctaaaaaaatgacttcccaagtcGTCCACTGCGTCCCGGTTGGCGCGGACACGGTCCCGACCGCGGTAAATCGCTGGAACACTGCCTcgccaccgcggtcgcggtaaaaCGCGGTAGGACCGCGGTGGTTGCATACCATTTTGTAAAATGGGCATAACTTTTTGCACAGAGCTTATGTTGATCTCCATAATATattgttggaaagctatttcaaattcctacaactttcatgctttgagttTTTCTAGATTCCTTACACATTTTTACTAAAATCTGCTGGAAGACAGACCTTCTACATACTTAGTCGATTTTgccaaatcttatgcacctcactttccatcttgattttgaaacaactattttcacccataatcatcccgatgggacttcacatgttcaaaatatatccttactactcctttaactcattcatacctaagccaCAATTTTACGGGTGTTACACTGTCTCTCCATATTTGCTACAAGTTATGAATCTTTCTTTTCTTGTCTGTGACCATAATCCTTGCCTTTTAATTGCCTCATCCTTCTGCCTATCTCTCTTAATCTTAGGACTGCCAGCCAACTTCACCAACTAAGGTGGCTCCATTGCTTGTGATGAGTCAACCTTCCAAATAATTTCTCCTCTTACAAGTTGCAGCTTGTGTTTGTAAGTGAGAAGAAATGCCTCCTTGCTATACCACTAGTTCATCTCTGTCATAGGATCACCCATGTTGTGAAGTACAACTTTAATAACATGTGGAGATGGGATTTTTAAGGTCTTACTGCCTACAAGTGCACTCCTTCATAGCCAAATTAACACAATGCTTATCAGAACCTTCTATCACTTCATTGCTATTTTCTCCATTGGAATTAACTTTACAAGCTGTTTGAGCAATTTGCATGTACACATTGTAAAGTTCCATGCTTTTTTGGACTAAAGTCATGTCTTCTACTCCTcacttcatcttcatgttctcTTAACATGTTCGTGATTTAGATTCTACTATTCTCGCACATCTTTGTTATTGGCTTATGCCTTGCATCCAAAATCTATTTGTTGAAGGATATTTAGTCAAATTGTTATTAACTGACCGATTCTTGCACACTGTGTCCAGATAAGCTCTACACCAAGCCTGAGGTAGGTACTTCAACAAACCAGTTGTTACATCCTTATTCAACTTCCCTAAATTCTTCAGCTCGTCCTTGAAGTCCTCCTTGTAGGTAGACCATGCACACCACCAAAGTAGTTTTTTGCTTTTTCCAATATTGTATATCCTGCACCAGTTAGCCTCAATATGCCTAACATAATATCTATGTTGTGCTTGAGGAAGGACAATTCTAACAGCATCAATTAACCCATATTATAGTTACAAAAACATATAATCGCTTGGACATTTTTATGAACAACTAATGgacaaaaataggaaaaaatagaaaaatatgtGGAAAGAAATAGAAAAGGACAAATATAATGAACATaaatagaaaacaacaaaatataaATGAACAAGAATAGAAAAAGACAGATATAATGAACAGAAATAGAAGAAACAGAAATATAAATGGACAAATACAGAAAAAGACAGAAATAGAAATACGTTTTGCATGTCTAGCATGAAGGTAACTCCTTCCCCATCCTTTAGGTCCCGAGAATGTTGAAACAACTGTAGGAACCAGTTCCATGTATTCTTTGTCTCCTTATCAACACTGCCCAAGTCAAAGGGTAGAAATAATTTTGTGAATCCTGTCCAACAGCTACTAGCAGTTGGCCCTCAGCTTTTCCCTTTAAGAAAATGCCAGTTAGATCAATAAAAGGTCTTACCCCTAGCTTGAACCCCATCTTTAAAGCTTGAAAGCAAATATAcatcctcaagaattcttctccCCTCTTTAAGTTTATTATTTGAAAGGTTAATAACCACATCACTACCTGGATTATTGTCtctcaattcaattgcataagcCTCGCGTTTATTGTACTCATCACTAAAATTACAATCTAAGGATTCCAAGaccattctctttgctctcttgCACTTCCCATGACTAATATTTAGTTCAAAAACCCTcttcaaatatgccatcatcTCCTTTACCTTATACTTAGGATTATACTATAATTTTTTTCTTGAAATACTGTGCAATGGTACTGAAATAAACTATGTTGTTGTCATAAGCAACACCATAAATATATTCTGTATTTAAGGTCTTGATTTTAACCCTACAATTCCTCTCTTTGGATATCAAACACAAAAAGGGACAACGAAAAATATCATATTTATACCTAAGCCTTATTTTGTCACTCTTCAACAATTCTAATTTTTTTCTTGTTTGCCAAAGCATACAACTTCATACACTTCCTGGCTTCTGATATATCCTTAAAGGTCATACCCTTATACAACTCTGTGTATTCATTAAGTTCTTCAGCTATCTGCCTTTTTTTGTACTTTCAATGTTTCTAATTCTTCAGAATCAAATCCTCCTGAATCAGAACTAGAGTCAGACTCTAAGTTACTTAAGCTACAGTCAGTACCAGCCTCATCATCGTGGGAATATGATTCTTTATGGTGTACAATATCAATGATACCATGAATAATGGGCCCACATTAATCCACAACATAAAGGCTAACAACATTATATTCATCACATATCAAATATAGTAAATTTCTAATCTCAACATCCTCTTCGATCTCATAGAATTTACCAGAAGATCAACAATAATAAGTTGTTAATTCCTATAAACCCTAGCCCATTTATATATTCTTTCACTATGTCTATATATGAAAGTAGGTTTGAATCATAACATGTCCAAGTGTGCACCAGTTCCTTTGTGTATAAGACTTCAGGCTCTACAACCCAATCACCACCATAATTGAATATTATATCAATTAACATCATCTCTAATAACCTTCAAACATAGCAAATAGGTCCAGTTAGCGAACAATAAGGAAACCAATAAAAAGGCAGAAGTAAAAAGGGAATAATTTAAGTAAAAAATCATACTCCTTCCGTGTCAATTTATGTgaactatttcctttttagttcgcgccaaaaagaatgatccctttccatatttggaaataatttacctttatgcaatgatttatagccacatagaatatatgtgcctcattttacaccacaagctcaaaagttttttcttttttgttaaaTTTCGTGTccagtcaaatgagttcacataaattgaaacggaggaagtATAAGACTAAAGGTCCCCCTTCACCACCTAAAAGACCACATTCATCTCTGTCATACAACCATTGAAGGTGGTCCTACTCACAGAATAATCTAATATTTAAAGGTCATATAATTGGGGACAAATTCACttaataaataaagaagaaatttAGAATCTTTGGACTAGGCCACCTAAAAGTCCACTTTCAGGCCCACCCCTTAATAAATTATCCACAAAACCATTAAAGGTGGTCCTACTCACATAATTCTATAATAAGACAGTAACACAATTGGGGACAAATTTACCTATTAAACAACAGAAAAAGCTCATAATATTGGGACCAAAAGAAACCTTAAACCgtctacaaaataaaaaaatcacaTCGGAGCCAAAAAGTAACTTCACATCAGGACCACATCAATACTAAAGCATTCAAATATTTGATGCAGATAAAAAATATAACTATATAACTGAAATTGCAGAAAAAAATGTATGGATGTATTAAAGTCAAGAAATTGATACCCTGGACGAAAAATCCTAGAAAACAGAAATACCCTTAACATACAAATACTGAGCAAAAAAAagttaaggaaagaaaaatgaagCCTTTTCATGGAGAAAAATGTTACCTTTAGAGCATTTACAATGAAAATCGGCAATTTTCGTCTAAGGTTCCAGCGGAGTCTTagagagagtaaaagagaaagtgTAAGAAATTAAAGTGGTCCACTAACTTAGGTTTTAGTGTTTTTAGTTGGAGAAGGGTGGGTCAAGTTTGTGGGTCGAGAGCGGGTTCGTATCAATTGAGTAAAACGAAAGAACCAGATGGCCTTGAGCCTTAAATCCTTGCCACGTGCTCATTCCAGTCAATTTGGGAGAATTTTTGTTTAAAAGTGTAACGGTAATCGGTCTTTTGACCCGATAGTATAAGGAAGGACAATTTTAAACAATAGTTAATAGTAGAGGGACATATCAGACCCTTTCGATTAATATTTGACCAAGCTTCTACAATTAACTTATTTTGATTAGTGCTTTTTCTTAAGTGCTTTTTTTAGAAGTACTTTTAGTAAAATGTAGTTCATGTTTgtctaattaatttgaaaagtacttcTGAGCAACAATTAGTATTTGGCTAAGCTTTTAAAAAgtacttctaagtgtatttttttaacagtgcttttcaaaaaagtatttttagGAAGagactacttttttctgcttctactcaaaagcatttttttcttttaaaagctTGACTAAACACTTCAACATTGAAAAaaaagtactccctccgtttcaatttatgtgaacctatttccttattagtccgtgccaaaaagaatggcccctttccttatttagaaacaatttataTTTACACAATGATTtgtagccacacaaaatatatttgcctcattttacaccacaagatcaaaagtcttctctcttttcttaaactccgtgcccagtaaagtgggttcacataaattgaaacggagggagtactttttttatattaaaaacaTATTTTTTGTCTTGCAGAAGCTTAGGCCAAACATGCTTTGGTGAATTAAACTAATGTGAAAAATCAATGTGTAcattttattaaaattttggttTTGGTGATTAATTTATTAAAATCGACGATATCTAATTTGATTTATTGTAAATAAGAAATCAAACGGGCTTGGTATCTTGTATATGTATGTAGAAAGATAATGCAAAACATTAGGGGCCGCTTGGccgtaattttatttttattttaactgttattgaaaaaaattcacttttttcgaaatcagtgtttggccataacaatttcaaatttcacttgaagttgaatttcagaatttcttgaaaatttaaaaagctacaaaaagttatttttcaaaaatttcaacgTCAAATCACACAAAATTTTTAAAATAGCTTTAAattgtattcatgtccaaacacaactctaatttccaaatatcatttttacttgatttttcttttatacTTTTTTTTTCTAAAGTTTCACtattcttatgtccaaatgccCACTCAATTTCCTTTTTGAAAGATATCAAGTTTTACTCTGAGATTAGTTGTTTCCATTAACTTCTGGGATGTATTGTCGAAATGAACAAGGATGAACGTGCATTTGAACATGAAATTCAGGGAAAACATGAAAACGATCACTATATCGGGAAGGGGGTGGAGAAGACAAGAGTGCAACTTAAGAATATCcttgaaaaaaagaagaggaggAAAATGACTACCTATAATAAAGCATAGATTGATACGAGTCGGCTAAAAGAAGCAAGGTCTAAATTAACTTTTTTGCACTTACATACTCTATCTGATTCATCTTATGCATCTAGTTTGACAGAAAATTTTAAaatgtttaaaaaataaaatcgtCTACTCCTAAATTAAAGGTGTATTATCAAAAACACTCCTCGAATCAAGAATACAATATGCCACCAATTGTCATTTCCAATGAAACATTTTTTAAAGTAAATAAATTTTCCCAAACAACATTCATAAAATACATTCTCATGTTCTCGCTTAAAAGACGGGTGTGGGAGTGGGATTTTTCTGGATTTGCAGATCCCTTATCTTTAATTGTATGTTTATATATTTTTCCCTTGATGGTAATCATTAAGAAAATGGGAGGGTGTTCTCCTCTTCTCGTTGGTAGTTTGGAATTGGATCCAGTAAGGATTCTGGCCATGTTCTCTCTTCCCTCGTCCTTTTTACAATTCAAACTGCCAAATGCTACGATTGAAAGAAATGGTACATAACAAGAACAACATATCAGTAAAATCCCACTAAAAATGGTACACatattagaaaatgaaaaaagtaaATTTCAAACTTGATCCAAACAATAAATACAGTAGTAACTAAAAAGCATTTCTTACTAAATTTAACCATATGTGATATGTTATCAGAAAGACAGAGAGTCCAAGGCAGAATCTGGACTCTCCAAGCTAAGAGAAACATGAACAGGAATCAGGTATTCCTTGTCTGTTTCCTCACTTGTAGATGCACTTTCCCTAACAAAAATTGTAAGGCACATTGTATCTAACACATTGTCTGGGTCATTTATAGGCAAATTCACACGCCCGACCTAAAAGTTATCCTTGGCATGACGAATGGCTCCCAAGGCTTCTGTGTCATCAGCAGTGGGTGGAATGTTTAGCAACTTCCGGATTTCTGTACTTGAAGTTCGAAGAAATGGATTACATAGCTTCTCCGCCTTGAGCGTCGTTGGAATCTAAAGCACCAAAAGATATATTTAGCAAACACTGACAATTAGCAGATAAATATTCCTAGAAAATAGAGGGGAAGATATATACATGCTTTTACctattattcattttttttttttgtgtaaatATCAAAGATGCAACATAGATATTACTGGATTCCTCAACCTACGAGTTCTAAGGTTATTGTAAAACTTGTAAATTTTAGAACCTTCTTCTTGCTGACGTTAGCAAATCCTTTATCTTACTAAGAAATTATTTGGCACTTTGGGCTACCAATGAGCAAAGTGTAAATTGGAAATATTTAACGGGGGTCAAATACAAAAACACCAAACAAGTTTTATTAAGCTTCTCAGAGATTaattaaaataaagaagataagACGCCTACTCAAATTTCATGAATCATTCGAATCATCCCAAAACATTTACAATTTAAAATTTAGGTAAACCGCTAGATTGTTCTCATTAGAGTTTTGAGGAAAAGAAGCTCACTGTTGGCAAGCCCTTCTTGCGGAGATTGACAACTTGTGTGGCATATGACTGCAATTCTTCATTACCAGGTTCTACAGAAAGTGCAAACTTTGAATTGCTCTGTTAAAACATGTCAAATAGTCAGGTCAGAAGTGGCTGTCAATGCTATCTTAATTATCAACGAACAACAATGTTCAAAAGTTAATTTACCAATGTATACTCGTGGCCACAGTAAACATTTGTATCGTCTGGTAAGGACATGATCTTCCTCAATGAAGAGAGCATCTGTAACATAAAGATGATTTTTCTATTATTATGCATTATTTACGGTTGGTAAGTGCCCTCACGAAAATCTTTCTGCACAAGGGACCTTGCTCTGTTAAGATAGATGATGCATCACTCATTCACATTCCAATTTCAGATTATACAGCAGACCATTTTAGTTCTTGGCTTCTTGCTCCACCCAAACAAAAGCAATATGCATAGTATTTAACACCAGCGTATGATAGGTAGAGATATTTCTTATATTTCTTCCTATACTACCACATTTTAGACTTGGCTAGCACACTCCAACAACTTTTATGGTTTTGATATGCTGTATAATTTTTCCTGGAAACCCCAACCACCGAAACCCCCTCCCATTGGGCCAACAGTGgctttttcctattttttctaCTAGTTTTACTTATTCTACTTGATCGGTCTGACTCACTTGCTAGTTGAGAGCCATCAACATCTGAAGCCAAATAGAAAAGAACATACAGAAGctcaataaaagaaaaataaaatgcaaTACAAACTAGATGCATACGGCCCACAAAATAGAACTCTACTTTACCTGCTGAGGAGTCCCTTCGAATAGCTTACCACAAGACAAGCTGAACAGTGTGTCTCCTGTGAAAATTGCCTTTGATCTCGGGAAATAAAAACTGATATGCCCTGTCATGCATTTTTTCATATTAGTAATGTTGAGGAGATTTTTCGAGCATATAAAAAACACAGAAGATCAAAAAGAGAATACAGTTTAGATCAGAATAATCCCCGCCTTTGCCCTCAATCTAAAAATTTCTCATcacaaatcatgttaaaagaaTAAACAGTTGCGGTGAACAGAGAAGATCCTAGCTCTGTCCCAATTTTATATGACACTATCTCCATTTTGGAACATAACAAAATATTTGACATCATTTTATTAATAATTTCAACTTCCAACGGTTTTTCAATTCGCATCTATTTTAACTAAAATCGATTTTAATTTTGATGGTTCTCTTTCAAATTAACTTCTCAGATACTTACACTAATTTATTCATCCAATATCACTCGTATATGTATTTACAAGTCAAACTAATATCTCTTGAACTACCCGATCAAATAGCGTGACATAAAATGAACATACCCAGTCAAATGGTGTTACACGAAAGGGAACACACGAACAGAGAAAGTAAACGGATCAAACGAGTATACAACTCTCTTTAATCGAATACATTCTAGTAGACATACTTCTTTCGTTGATCTATCATCTCTCTTCTTAATCTCTCCATGAATAACTGGACACAGGACAATAGTTATAGTGGTAAATGTCAGATATCTCACTTGTAAGATGTAATTATACTACTGGATGAGAATTTTCTGAAGGTGTATGTAATGGTAAACCAACTCCCAACTGGACTTAATACACCCACACTAAACGGATACTTCCCACAGCACATATGTCCAGCAAGTAACATGAAGAACTAGTAACTAGCTAAACCCAATTATAGCAGAAGACATCTACACAAAGATGGTGCCGTTCTCTCCCAGTGAAATTGATATTTGACCTTAAAGGGAGCAgaaaaggaaagaaggaaaagaaaagacaaGAAGCATGCTATTTGACAGGGAAATAGATGTCTGTTCCATCATATAGCATCACGagcaaaaagaaaagacaatGAGACAGTTCAAGGAAATATCCAAATGATGTCGGCACTAATATACAACCTCGCGTATGACCAGGAGTCTCCATGACAAGCACCTCATGGCCTGCGAACATCCATTGGTCCCCATCATTTAGGGCTATATCAATACCAGGTATTCTATCACTGTCTACTCCAGATCCAATTACCTACAAAATCACGTAACGAATGAAAGCCTCATTGACAAAATTTCAACTGACACAAACATACTGACTCTTAATCTGCTAATCAAAGAGAAATGCATGTTATGTCTACATTAAGAgctgatattttttttattttgtaattttGCATCTTCTGGATGCCCTTGTTATTAATACACCACTTCatcaaaaatagaagaagagagaATTGCATGTTATAGTTACAAAGAATTTTTCAGTGTAACATCAGTTTTAAGTTAATCCTAATTTCTATCAATTCTAAAACCAAAATCATTGAGCTTGAAGGAAAataatttttggtattttagttGGCTTTTTTGGTTTCACTCCAAATTCAGTAATCTTAACTGGTCATGCGCGGTACGCCTGGCAGAGATACAGACAGAGGAAATTGTACAAAATATCACTTAAAGCATTTCACGAGATTTCTGGCAACAGATATGAAGCACTAAAGCAACTGTACATTCCTCCTTTTCAAGATCTCTCCGTTGAACCAAAAAACTGTAACCAGGTAAAATCCTATCCCCGCTCCCCTTCCCCCACCCCCCAAAAAAAAGAACcaaaagaaagaattgaaaatgaaaaaaaaaatgaaccaATCGGAGTTCTCAGAAAATACTAGACATAAATTAATAGCTGCAATTGAAATAACTGCACCAAGAGGAAAACCTCATCATACCTTTGCCCCATACCTTGCTTTTAACTCCATGTTGCCACCAGTGTGATCATAGTGATGATGTGTGTTCAAAATGTAAGTCAAATTGCGGTTGTTTCTACTCAGTGCATCGATAACAGGAACAGCTTCAGAAGGATCCACAACACCAACTGTTCCAGTATCCACATCGTGCAATAGATATGCATAATTATCCTGGAGACATGGTATCTGGCAATAGACAACAGAAATGATTAGCAAAACTTATCAGGGTTTCTCAACAAAGAGATGGAAAGCTTTGTTACACTATAAAGTCAAGATGTAGATTTCCTATTTGTGCTTTCTTGTTCGGAAAAAGAGAGCAGAAACACAATAGGAAAAAGAAAGTGGAAGAGAAGCAAGAAATTATATTATTCTTTCTCAGCTAGTAAATCTGCttcctgaaaaagaaaaagaaaaagcacGGAATTTCTCATCTTTCCCAACCAAAATGGAAGTAGCACACTACCATTTCTGTGAGCTGACTTAGATATTTGATTATTTTGTACTAGCAACACTAATATAAGAGCATTTTGCCTTCCTTATGGTAAAATTTAAACAAAAAGTTATTACCCAGCAAGAAAAAGAGGAATACGTCTGCATACCAGAGAATACAAGGCACTAAAGAAAGGAATCTCATTCAAGAAGTTCATCGAGTTGTTCATACAAGTTGGAATGTCATGAGCACGCCAAACAGATTCAGTCTTCAGTTCAGTCCCTACAGCTATTGTCAATGCCCTTGATAGATCTTCAGTTTCAGTCTTCAGTCCAGTCCCTATACTATAGGCCATATTTAGAGCATAAGGGACAACGATCCAGCTCCTCCTATTCAGGCCTCTAGAATTTCAATAATTGACCAGTCGTGCAGCAGTTACTTTAGAAATTGTGGGAAACCCCCCCATTATATTGCAAAGATATTGAACATTAAGATCCATCCTTTGAAGCTATCTCCCACAGAGCAGGTGAAGATATGATAGACAAGCAGTTTTGCTATGCCAAACAGTATAATCATTTCTAAATACTCTACACGGGGCAATATAATCCCTGTTTTTGTCCAACTAGGTGTAAGCCCTTAACTTTCAAGATGTCAATTAAGTACACAGATAACTCCCAGGAGGATCTGTGTATTACCTCTAACAGCTGGCTATGATCAGTAACAGTGATCTCAGGGTACTCGGCAAGATTTTAAATATACAAAGTCCATTAATACCAAATTGCAATACCACCCGCCTCTCGGCGTCTTCAAATAAAGTGTAAGCATTTTTGCTCATCACCAAGCAAATATGATCTTCTTACTGCTTGAACAATTTTAAATCCCTCTGCATCAGTACTTTCTATCTCAATCACTTATTTGAGATAATTTACAAAAAGGACATTCAATAATGTTCTAAAGCCACTAATCGATGCAATATTTTTCCATTGAGAGGAAAGAACAAACAAATGTCTCCAAACAATAAAACGACACAACAAATGACATTATACGCACATAAAATACGTGTTAGTGAGGACTCACCAGTTCGATTTGCAAACTAGAAGACGTACTGGTAATGCTACAGAGATTAGAAACTCCAAGCGTACGACTAACTCCACGTATGGTCTTAAACGGCATTGAGAAAAGCTGCATAAATCCATAGAGGAGATTCTTCCTAAGAGAAAGCTGTCTCAAGCCAGGCCATACACAAACCCCTGTCCGAGTCT encodes the following:
- the LOC104235416 gene encoding probable hydroxyacylglutathione hydrolase 2, chloroplastic, whose translation is MQTFCRIAPSAMASFPCSKTRTGVCVWPGLRQLSLRKNLLYGFMQLFSMPFKTIRGVSRTLGVSNLCSITSTSSSLQIELIPCLQDNYAYLLHDVDTGTVGVVDPSEAVPVIDALSRNNRNLTYILNTHHHYDHTGGNMELKARYGAKVIGSGVDSDRIPGIDIALNDGDQWMFAGHEVLVMETPGHTRGHISFYFPRSKAIFTGDTLFSLSCGKLFEGTPQQMLSSLRKIMSLPDDTNVYCGHEYTLSNSKFALSVEPGNEELQSYATQVVNLRKKGLPTIPTTLKAEKLCNPFLRTSSTEIRKLLNIPPTADDTEALGAIRHAKDNF